A genomic region of Bosea sp. 124 contains the following coding sequences:
- a CDS encoding sulfurtransferase TusA family protein, with translation MTTTPLNLRGLKCPLPALRVRKALKGALPGTLFVVECTDPMAAIDIPNLMRETGDAIEHSATQGEILVFHIRKG, from the coding sequence ATGACCACGACCCCCCTCAATCTTCGTGGCCTGAAATGCCCCCTGCCCGCGCTGCGGGTCCGCAAGGCGCTGAAGGGCGCCTTGCCGGGGACGCTCTTCGTGGTCGAATGCACCGATCCAATGGCGGCCATCGACATTCCCAACCTGATGCGCGAGACCGGCGACGCAATCGAGCACAGCGCCACGCAGGGCGAGATTCTCGTATTCCACATCCGCAAGGGTTAA
- a CDS encoding Mrp/NBP35 family ATP-binding protein: MSVTQADILRALELVKLPASGQSLSASGRIADILIDAGKVIFAIGIDATEAGAMEPVRKAAESAVSGLPGVTQVLVGLTADKAPASAAAQARQQAHRPAPGGPTPKAAGVPGVKQIIAVASGKGGVGKSTTTANLAVALAALGLKVGVLDADIYGPSVPKIFGITGKPRLVSGRTLAPMEAYGLKIMSIGFLIDEETPMIWRGPMVISAITQMLREVAWGELDVLVVDMPPGTGDAQLTMAQQTPLAGAVIVSTPQDLALLDARRGVAMFKKVEVPILGIVENMSYFICPECGHRSDIFAHGGARHEAERLGVPFLGEIPLAMPIRETSDSGRPIVASDPDSAHAKAYLSIARQVMASLAGGPVRSAPRIVIE, from the coding sequence GTGTCCGTCACCCAAGCCGACATCCTGCGCGCGCTCGAACTGGTCAAGCTGCCGGCGAGCGGGCAATCGCTCTCCGCCTCGGGCCGTATCGCGGACATCCTGATCGACGCCGGCAAGGTGATCTTCGCGATCGGCATCGACGCGACCGAGGCCGGCGCGATGGAGCCGGTGCGCAAGGCGGCCGAGAGCGCCGTCTCAGGGTTGCCCGGCGTGACGCAGGTGCTCGTCGGGCTGACCGCCGACAAGGCTCCGGCCTCCGCCGCCGCGCAGGCGCGCCAGCAGGCGCATCGTCCCGCGCCCGGCGGACCGACGCCGAAGGCTGCCGGCGTGCCGGGCGTGAAGCAGATCATCGCGGTGGCGTCCGGCAAGGGCGGCGTCGGCAAGTCGACCACGACGGCCAATCTCGCGGTCGCGCTGGCTGCGCTCGGCCTCAAGGTCGGCGTGCTCGACGCCGACATCTACGGCCCCTCGGTGCCGAAGATCTTCGGCATCACCGGCAAGCCGCGCCTGGTCTCGGGCCGGACGCTGGCGCCGATGGAGGCCTATGGGCTGAAGATCATGTCGATCGGCTTCCTGATCGACGAGGAGACGCCGATGATCTGGCGCGGGCCGATGGTGATCTCGGCCATCACCCAGATGCTGCGCGAGGTCGCATGGGGCGAGCTCGACGTGCTGGTCGTCGACATGCCGCCCGGCACCGGCGACGCGCAGCTCACCATGGCGCAGCAGACGCCGCTGGCGGGCGCCGTCATCGTCTCGACACCGCAGGACCTGGCGCTGCTCGATGCACGACGCGGCGTCGCCATGTTCAAGAAGGTCGAGGTGCCGATTCTCGGCATCGTCGAGAACATGAGCTATTTCATCTGCCCGGAATGCGGCCACCGCTCGGACATCTTCGCCCATGGCGGAGCGCGACACGAGGCGGAGCGCCTCGGCGTGCCCTTCCTCGGCGAGATTCCGCTCGCCATGCCGATCCGCGAGACCTCGGATTCCGGCCGCCCGATCGTGGCGAGCGATCCGGACTCCGCCCATGCCAAGGCCTATCTTTCGATCGCACGGCAGGTGATGGCGTCGCTCGCGGGCGGGCCCGTCCGGTCCGCTCCACGCATCGTCATCGAGTAA